Proteins encoded by one window of Vitis riparia cultivar Riparia Gloire de Montpellier isolate 1030 chromosome 11, EGFV_Vit.rip_1.0, whole genome shotgun sequence:
- the LOC117924476 gene encoding WRKY transcription factor WRKY51-like, which produces MAVDFLGFSKMDEQMAIQEAASAGLKSMEHLILLLNHHHPQSQQINHFDCREITDFTVSKFKQVISMLNRTGHARFRRGPVTSSPSQSPYDLSNKSELPKPVESSPFHSNLVLSAKPDPLKSEGNASVSSTTSSFLSSITGDGSVSNGKLGTSLFVPPPAPAVSAGKPPLSSSQRRKCHEHGSSDNISGKLSVSGRCHCSKRRKNRVKRTIRVPAISSKIADIPADEYSWRKYGQKPIKGSPYPRGYYKCSSVRGCPARKHVERAPDDPAMLIVTYEGEHRHSQTPAPAGGLMFPST; this is translated from the exons ATGGCCGTCGATTTTCTAGGATTCTCCAAGATGGACGAGCAGATGGCTATCCAGGAAGCCGCATCGGCCGGTTTGAAGAGTATGGAGCACCTGATCCTCCTCTTGAATCATCACCATCCTCAATCTCAGCAAATCAACCACTTCGATTGCAGAGAAATCACCGATTTCACTGTCTCCAAGTTCAAGCAAGTCATTTCCATGCTGAACCGGACCGGCCACGCCCGGTTCCGTCGCGGTCCGGTTACTTCTTCTCCTTCTCAGTCTCCTTATGACTTGTCTAATAAATCGGAATTGCCCAAACCGGTTGAGTCAAGCCCATTTCATTCGAATCTGGTTCTATCCGCGAAGCCTGATCCGCTCAAATCGGAAGGCAACGCTAGCGTGTCGTCGACGACTTCGTCTTTCTTGTCGTCGATCACCGGAGACGGCAGCGTGTCGAACGGAAAATTAGGGACTTCTCTGTTCGTACCTCCTCCGGCTCCGGCGGTTTCCGCAGGTAAACCGCCTCTTTCGTCTTCTCAACGGAGGAAATGTCATGAGCATGGATCCTCCGACAACATCTCCGGAAAACTCTCTGTTTCCGGCCGCTGCCATTGCTCGAAAAGAAG GAAAAATCGTGTGAAGAGGACGATCAGAGTTCCTGCGATAAGCTCGAAGATCGCCGATATTCCCGCCGACGAGTACTCCTGGAGAAAGTACGGTCAGAAGCCGATCAAGGGCTCACCATACCCACG AGGCTACTACAAATGTAGCAGCGTGAGAGGCTGCCCAGCGAGAAAACACGTGGAGCGCGCACCAGACGATCCGGCGATGCTCATCGTCACGTACGAGGGAGAGCACCGCCACTCTCAAACTCCGGCACCGGCGGGTGGCCTCATGTTCCCATCAACCTGA